One genomic region from Quercus robur chromosome 4, dhQueRobu3.1, whole genome shotgun sequence encodes:
- the LOC126722542 gene encoding uncharacterized protein LOC126722542 codes for MAEEPEVLWSELSFTEEEGEGVELGSSSTRAAKEVGKNCAIMKIMTQRSISLDSLRKNLRMLWKTNTWVNFSELEAELFLVEFGDGKDKKKILDMSPWSFEKQLVIIQEIEGELTPKEMELKWSPFWIQIFNLPLMSRTKETGWAIGSSLGEVIEVDVPDSGVHWGKCLRVRVRIDVTKRLIRGKKITIEGGESRWVQFKYERLPNFCYCCGLLSHALKDCPASSAKGQTTAEGLQYGAWLRGDPFERFQKDSGRDGGGEYQGSRGGVAGTRLEQTRVQFDEPKEKTRDGGNLETESIPIACSSSGDGADGKSENKNPTKSDRSPVTYSSQSEVVEEMQWAKVHDRALGMAPSEVNPISTPNFPIFSFVSDLLGSEEDIPPGFEGQHRSVGVVTKVSEEVEGSKSNCEHLDHKFPEILSGPSKGSNEPCVDPT; via the exons ATGGCTGAAGAGCCGGAAGTGTTGTGGAGTGAGCTTTCCTTTACGGAGGAAGAGGGTGAAGGTGTTGAACTGGGTAGCAGCAGTACTAGAGCTGCAAAGGAGGTAGGTAAAAATTGTGCTATCATGAAGATAATGACACAGAGAAGCATAAGCTTAGACTCCTTGAGAAAAAATTTGAGAATGTTATGGAAAACTAACACATGGGTTAACTTCTCTGAGTTAGAAGCAGAGTTGTTCCTGGTGGAGTTTGGAGATgggaaagataaaaagaaaattcttgatATGAGCCCTTGGAGTTTTGAGAAACAATTGGTGATTATTCAAGAGATTGAAGGTGAGCTAACTCCAAAGGAGATGGAGCTAAAATGGTCTCCCTTTTGGATTCAAATTTTTAACTTACCTCTAATGAGCAGAACAAAGGAAACTGGCTGGGCGATTGGGTCCTCTTTGGGGGAGGTTATAGAGGTTGATGTCCCTGATTCAGGTGTGCACTGGGGGAAATGCCTTAGGGTACGTGTCCGGATTGATGTTACAAAAAGACTCATCCGGGGCAAAAAAATCACCATCGAAGGAGGGGAGTCCAGGTGGGTTCAGTTTAAGTATGAGAGACTCCCAAATTTCTGCTATTGCTGTGGACTGCTAAGTCATGCTCTTAAAGATTGTCCTGCATCTTCTGCTAAGGGCCAAACGACTGCAGAAGGTCTTCAATATGGGGCATGGCTGCGTGGTGACCCATTCGAGAGGTTCCAAAAAGATTCAGGTAGAGACGGTGGAGGTGAATACCAGGGAAGTAGGGGTGGAGTCGCCGGAACGAGGCTGGAACAGACACGTGTCCAGTTCGATGAGCCCAAGGAGAAGACTAGGGATGGTGGGAATCTCGAGACGGAGTCTATACCCATAGCTTGTAGTAGCTCG GGTGATGGCGCAGATGGGAaatcagaaaataaaaatcccACTAAGAGTGATAGATCTCCTGTCACATACAGCTCTCAGTCCGAAGTTGTAGAGGAGATGCAGTGGGCAAAAGTGCATGATCGGGCTTTGGGGATGGCGCCTAGTGAGGTAAATCCCATCTCCACGCCTAATTttcctatcttttcttttgtatcTGATCTCTTAGGATCTGAGGAAGATATTCCTCCGGGTTTTGAGGGTCAACATAGGAGTGTAGGTGTTGTGACTAAGGTTAGTGAAGAGGTTGAGGGGTCTAAGAGTAATTGTGAGCATTTGGACCATAAGTTTCCTGAGATTTTATCCGGCCCTTCAAAGGGGTCAAATGAGCCTTGTGTTGATCCTACTTGA
- the LOC126723615 gene encoding putative disease resistance protein At3g14460 codes for MAGGVGEAFLSAFLQVLFDRLASLEFIDLLRFRKFDDLLEKLKITLLTVTALLNDAEEKQFHSPAVEKWLHMAKDALYDAEDILDELATETLRYKLEAESKAGPNQVWNWNLISSPCSTPSSRGIESKLKKIIEKLELIAKYKDVLGLKDNVGGRSFGFKQRLPTTSLVDETCVYGRDHDKDLIIEQLLRDAPSSKIGVVPIVGMAGIGKTTLAQIVYNNDRVEKHFHLRIWVCVSDQFDVVRVTKTILRSVTLKHTDLNDLNLLQVSLKEKLVAKRFLLVLDDVWNKRNNDWDLLWNPLKTGAKGSKILVTTRNKDVASSMGTVPAHHLRVLSFEDCWLLFRSQAFENINNEVYPNLETIGRKVVEKCEGLPLATKRLGILLRSRQEENEWKDILNRKIWDLPDDESDILQSLRLSYHHLPAHLKQCFAYCSIFPTEYEFDKDTLVLLWMAEGFVQQPKAKKRVEEVGGEYFRELVSRSFFQESINNKSQYVMHGLIRDLAHFVSGKFCFRLGDKLKDGNQNRIFEKARHSSYICGRRDVLSKFEPFQGVECLRTFLPLDPTGMIGISYLANKVPRDLLPKLTYLRVLSFNACRITQLPDSIGDLKHLRYLDLSHTAIKRLPDSTGTLCNLQTLILLNCRSLTKLPAEMGSLTNLRHLHISGSRLKEMPQQICRLKNLQSLSTFVVGKDVESGIRDLRNMLQLQGSLLISGLKNVVSFTDAMEANLKNKKELDQLVLQWSTSLGDPINAVDEEVSHKPQVLRLLKDLSLGGYSRKRFPSFRETMKAYEQESTKQTLERSYSLDDSRNETVETDVLEMLQPHKNMKEIIIKDFEGTKFPSWIGSPLFSNLILVRLSNCRNCSSLPPLGQLPSLKNLTVEGMDRIKRIGIEFCGDGCSSAMPFPSLETLKFDSMLQWEEWSSSGVEGREDFNNLQNIEIRNCPKLTKLPHHFPGLKRMSIEGCEELETLPRVLTVDDSLEQGREFPCLLELSMLACPNLRELPHLFPSLAMLELDGCQELLELPMLPSIHELEVNKFNDGVLRSIAKLTSLTYLRMCHISKIKCLLEGCFQKLTTLEELRITHLNELKTLSNEIGLQNLQCLQRLEISGCPLLIELPQKLYELSSLKELRVSECPSLVSFPETSLPSTLIGLEIIDCEALQVLPGWRMHYNEKASLLLEYLVIEGCSSLTSLPRGQLPSTLKQLEIHNCMNLESVPEQMIHNDSCLEFFMISLCHSVTSFSESTFVISTVTSSTAMNLKELIINSCSNLKSLPRGLHNHTSLDYLEIVECPLLLSFPEPGLPPLLRSMRISNCSSLKSLPNQMYRLTSLQDLHIDGCSSLFSFPEGGFTIQSVVTFNLRLRESQAFI; via the coding sequence ATGGCTGGTGGAGTTGGTGAGGCTTTTCTTTCTGCTTTCCTTCAAGTGCTGTTTGACAGATTGGCTTCCCTCGAGTTCATAGACTTACTACGCTTCCGGAAGTTTGATGACTTGCTGGAAAAGCTGAAGATCACATTGCTGACTGTTACAGCATTGCTTAATGATGCTGAGGAGAAGCAATTCCATAGCCCTGCAGTGGAGAAGTGGCTGCACATGGCTAAAGATGCTCTTTATGATGCAGAGGACATATTGGATGAGCTTGCTACTGAAACTTTGAGGTATAAGCTAGAAGCTGAATCTAAGGCTGGCCCAAATCAGGTATGGAACTGGAACCTTATCTCCTCCCCTTGTAGCACTCCATCTAGTAGAGGGATAGagtcaaaattgaaaaaaattattgagaagTTAGAATTGATTGCCAAATATAAAGATGTTCTTGGTTTAAAAGACAATGTTGGGGGAAGGTCATTTGGGTTTAAACAAAGATTGCCAACAACTTCATTGGTAGATGAAACCTGTGTTTATGGCAGGGATCATGATAAAGATTTGATAATTGAGCAGCTACTAAGGGATGCACCAAGCAGTAAAATTGGTGTAGTTCCTATAGTTGGTATGGCAGGTATTGGTAAGACAACTCTTGCTCAAATTGTTTACAACAACGACAGAGTAGAGAAGCATTTTCATTTAAGAATTTGGGTCTGTGTGTCTGATCAGTTTGATGTAGTGAGGGTAACAAAAACAATTCTTAGGTCAGTCACTTTGAAACACACCGATCTCAATGACTTAAATCTGCTTCAAGTtagtttgaaagaaaaattggtTGCGAAGAGATTTTTGCTTGTTTTAGATGATGTTTGGAACAAGAGAAATAATGATTGGGATCTCTTATGGAATCCATTAAAAACGGGGGCCAAAGGAAGTAAAATATTAGTAACAACACGCAATAAGGATGTTGCATCGAGCATGGGGACAGTTCCTGCTCATCATTTGAGAGTTTTGTCATTTGAAGATTGCTGGTTATTGTTCAGGAGCCAAGCATTTGAGAACATAAACAATGAAGTTTACCCAAATTTGGAGACAATTGGTAGAAAGGTTGTGGAGAAGTGTGAAGGCTTGCCCTTAGCAACTAAGAGACTGGGAATCCTGTTGCGCTCCAGACAAGAAGAGAACGAATGGAAAGACATATTGAACAGGAAAATATGGGATCTACCGGATGATGAAAGTGATATTCTTCAGAGTCTAAGGCTAAGCTATCATCACCTTCCTGCACATTTGAAGCAATGTTTTGCATACTGTTCAATATTCCCTACGGAATATGAATTTGACAAGGACACACTAGTTTTGTTATGGATGGCAGAAGGATTTGTGCAGCAACCTAAGGCTAAGAAAAGAGTGGAAGAAGTGGGTGGAGAATATTTTCGGGAGCTAGTATCAAGGTCATTCTTTCAAGAATCTATCAACAATAAATCACAATATGTAATGCATGGCCTCATTAGAGATTTAGCTCATTTTGTTTctggaaaattttgtttcagaTTGGGGGATAAGCTGAAGGATGGTAATCAAAACAGAATTTTTGAGAAGGCTCGTCATTCCTCATACATTTGTGGCAGACGTGATGTGCTCTCAAAATTTGAGCCCTTTCAGGGAGTTGAATGCTTGCGCACCTTCCTACCCTTAGATCCAACAGGCATGATTGGAATCAGCTATTTGGCTAATAAAGTCCCTAGAGATCTCTTGCCAAAATTAACATATCTACGAGTGTTGTCATTTAATGCTTGTCGCATCACTCAATTGCCAGATTCCATAGGTGACTTGAAACATCTACGCTACCTGGACCTTTCTCATACGGCAATTAAAAGGTTACCTGACTCCACAGGTACTCTTTGCAATTTACAGACATTGATCCTATTGAATTGTCGGTCTCTCACTAAGTTGCCTGCAGAAATGGGGAGCCTAACAAACTTACGACATCTCCATATTAGTGGAAGCAGGTTAAAAGAGATGCCACAGCAAATTTGTAGATTGAAGAATCTCCAGTCTTTGTCTACTTTTGTTGTGGGTAAAGATGTTGAGTCAGGAATTAGAGACTTGAGGAACATGCTGCAACTTCAAGGATCACTTCTGATTTCAGGACTGAAAAATGTTGTCAGCTTTACTGATGCAATGGAGgctaatttgaaaaataagaaagaactTGATCAATTGGTATTACAATGGAGTACCAGCTTGGGAGATCCAATTAATGCTGTGGATGAAGAAGTATCACACAAGCCACAAGTTCTGAGACTTCTGAAAGATCTCAGCCTTGGAGGCTATAGTCGTAAAAGATTTCCAAGCTTTAGGGAAACCATGAAAGCTTATGAACAAGAATCTACCAAGCAAACATTGGAACGGAGCTACAGTTTAGATGATTCAAGAAATGAAACAGTTGAAACGGATGTTCTTGAGATGTTGCAACCACACAAAAACATGAAGGAAATCATAATCAAGGACTTTGAAGGTACAAAATTCCCAAGTTGGATTGGATCCCCTCTGTTCTCTAATCTGATTCTTGTGAGACTTAGTAATTGTAGAAATTGTAGTTCTCTGCCACCACTTGGGCAACTACCCTCTCTCAAAAACCTCACAGTGGAAGGAATGGatagaataaaaagaatagggATTGAGTTCTGCGGGGATGGGTGTTCTTCTGCTATGCCTTTTCCATCCTTGGAGACTTTGAAGTTTGACAGCATGTTACAATGGGAGGAGTGGTCTTCTTCTGGAGTTGAAGGTAGGGAGGACTTCAATAACCTGCAAAATATTGAGATTCGCAACTGTCCTAAGCTAACAAAATTGCCTCACCACTTTCCTGGATTGAAAAGAATGAGTATTGAGGGGTGTGAAGAATTGGAAACTCTACCAAGGGTTTTGACTGTTGATGATAGCTTAGAACAAGGCAGAGAATTCCCATGCCTTCTTGAGCTTTCTATGTTGGCATGTCCCAACTTGAGAGAACTACCTCATCTCTTTCCTTCCTTGGCAATGCTTGAATTAGATGGATGCCAAGAATTGTTAGAACTTCCAATGCTTCCTTCAATCCATGAACTAGAAGTAAATAAGTTTAATGATGGGGTGTTACGAAGCATAGCTAAGCTCACCTCGCTTACCTACTTGCGTATGTGTCATATATCCAAGATCAAATGTTTGCTTGAAGGGTGTTTTCAAAAGTTAACAACTCTTGAAGAATTACGGATAACTCATCTTAACGAACTGAAAACTTTATCCAATGAAATTGGATTGCAAAATCTCCAATGCCTTCAACGATTGGAGATTTCAGGATGTCCATTATTAATAGAGTTGCCACAAAAGTTATACGAACTTTCATCTTTGAAGGAGTTGAGGGTCTCAGAATGTCCCTCGCTTGTGTCCTTTCCTGAAACAAGCTTGCCTTCAACGCTCATAGGCCTTGAGATCATAGATTGTGAGGCTTTGCAAGTCCTACCTGGGTGGAGAATGCATTACAATGAGAAGGCATCTCTTTTACTTGAATACTTGGTAATTGAAGGTTGTTCTTCTCTCACATCTTTACCAAGAGGCCAATTGCCAAGCACGCTTAAACAACTTGAAATCCATAACTGCATGAATTTGGAGTCAGTTCCAGAGCAGATGATTCATAACGATAGTTGTCTTGAATTCTTTATGATTTCATTGTGCCATTCTGTTACCTCCTTCTCAGAAAGTACATTTGTGATTTCCACGGTCACATCCAGCACTGCCATGAACCTGAAGGAGCTCATTATCAACAGTTGTTCAAACCTCAAGTCATTACCTAGAGGCCTACACAACCACACGAGTCTCGATTACTTGGAAATAGTTGAGTGCCCATTGCTTCTGTCTTTTCCAGAACCTGGCTTGCCACCCTTGCTCCGATCAATGAGAATATCAAATTGCAGTAGTCTCAAGTCCCTACCAAATCAGATGTACAGACTCACATCTCTTCAAGACCTGCACATAGATGGTTGCTCAagtcttttttcatttcccgAGGGGGGGTTTACCATCCAATCTGTTGTCACTTTCAATCTTAGACTGCGAGAATCTCAAGCCTTCATATGA